The region GAGGTGCGCCAGCCGTTCGACCTGGGGCAGCTCACGCGGGAGGTGACCGGCGCGCGCGCCCAGGAGGCGGCGCTGCGGTCGGTGACGCTGCGGGTGCGGACCGAGCCGGCGACCGCCGCGGGCAACCGGAACCTGGCCGAGCGTCTCGTCGTCAACCTCGTCGACAACGCGATCAAGTACAACGCGGACGACGGCTGGGTGGACGTGTCGGTCCGCGTGATGGCCGGCCACGCGGTGCTCACCGTCGCCAACAGCGGGCCGGTCGTGCCGCCCGAGGCCGTCGAGCGCCTCTTCCAGCCGTTCCAGCGGCTCGGCACGGCGCGTACGGGCGGACGCCGGGACGGGCTCGGCCTGGGGCTGTCGATCGTGCAGGCCATCGCGGCGGCCCACGGCGCCCGCCTCACGACGGTCGCGCGGCCCGAGGGCGGCCTGATCACCACGGTCTCCTTCCCCGTCGTGACCCCGCACCACGCCCCGGACGGCAACGGCGCGACGCCGGTGCGGACCGGCTGAGACGACAGGCCGCGTACGGCACTCGCTAACCGCGGCCGAAGAACTCGATGATCGCGGCGTTCACCTCGCGGGGCCGCTCCAGATATCCGTAGTGCCCGCAGCCGGGGATCTCCAGGTGGAGTGCGCCCGGGATCGCCTCGGCCACCTCCCGGGTCAGCCGCGGCCGGATGATCAGATCGTCGGCGAAGCCGATGACCAGGCAGGGGCAGTCGATGTCCCGGTAGGCCGGCAGCCGGTTGGGGATCACCTGAAGGGTGAGCTGCCCGCGCACGGCCGCGCGGTCCACCGCCGACATCTCGAACACGTCGAGCCAGTCCCTGATCTGCTCCTCGTCGCTGAGCGTGCGCGGCGACAGGTTCGACACGGCCTGGAGGTAGGCGCCGAAGCGCGGCGGCAGGACCGTCCCGCTGTCGCAGAGCTCGAGCTCGGCGGCCGTCATCGCGGCCACGAACGCGTCGGTCCGGCCGCAGGAGGCCATCAGGACGGCCTGCCGTACGAGGCCGGGCCGGGCCAGGAGCAGCTCCTGGACGATGATCGCGCCCAGGGAGAAGCCCACGACCCGGCACGGTCCCAGTTCGAGGTGCTCGATGAGGCCGGCGACGTCGGCGGCCATGTCGTCGAGGGTGAAGCCGCCGGGGCACAGGTCGCTCGGCGGAACGCCCCGGTTGTCGACGGTGACGACGCGATGGCCGGCCGCCTTCAGCGCGGGCACCTGGTGCGTCCGCCAGATCCGGCCGGGCGCCCCGGTGCCCGTGACCAGGACGACCGGGTCTCCGGAGCCGTAGTCGTCGTAACCCAGGGTGATCCCGTTGACCCGCGCGACCGGCATCGTCTTCCCTCCCGCCTACGCCTTGGCCGGCAGCCAGAACAGCCCGTCGTTGCTGGTGACGAGGCCGCCGGGGAACATGGGGACGTCGGGCCCGAGATCCTCGCCGAGGAAGGCCCGGCTCTGCACCTGGGCGCCCTCCTGCATCGCCTGCCGTACGGCCGACGACTTGAACAGCGGCGCCATGTTGCCCTCGCGGTCGGCGGCCAGCTCGTCGATCGCGGCGGCGAACTCGGCCGACTTGTCCTTCATCCGCACCGCGGCCGACTCGGCGTCCCGGAGGGCGAACTCCGAGGAGGACACGCCCGCGACGAGCTCGACGAAGGACTCCAGCTCGGTGTGCCCGCTGTGGGTGACCTTCTTCGCCGACCAGAAGTAGGAGTCCTCGTCCCGGTGCATGTCGTAGAACGACATCAGGAACTCGTAGAACACGCCGTACTCCCGGCGGTAGCGCGCCTCGAACTCGGTGAAGGCCTCCTCCTCGCCGACCAGCCCCGCGAGGGCGCTGTTGATGGACCGCGAGGCCAGCAGGGCGCTGTACGTGGCCAGGTGGACGCCGGAGGAGAAGACCGGGTCGACGAAGCACGCCGCGTCGCCGATCAGCACGAACCCGGGCCGCCAGAACGTGGTCTGGTGGTAGGAGTAGTCCTTCCGCGCGCGGATCTGCCCGTACTGGCCCTCCGTCACGCGGGTGGCGCCGGACAGGTAGTCCTTGATCAGCGGGCACTCGTCGATCAGCGCGGACAGCGAGGCCTCGGGGTCGCCCTGGACCTTCTCCGCGTTCTCCCTGCGGACGACCGCGCCCACGCTCGTAAGGGTGTCGCTGAGAGGGATGTACCAGAACCACCCGCTCTTGAAGGCCACCGAGAGGATGTTGCCGGAGAAGGGCGCGGGCAGCCGCCTGCCGCCCTCGAAGTAGCCGAACAGCGCCAGGCTGCGGAAGAACTCGGAGTAGACGCGGGTGCCGCCGACCTTCTTGTAGATGCGGCTGCCGTTGCCGGAGGCGTCCACCACGAACCGCGCGTACGCCCGGTGCTCGGCGCCGTCCTCGCCGGAGTACGTCACGCCGACGACCCGGCCGTCCTCCTCGACGACGTCGCCCACCTGCGTCCGGAAGCGGACCTCCGCGCCCTTCGACACGGCGTTGTCCAGCAGGATCTTGTCGAACTTCGACCGCTCCACCTGGTACGCGTACGACGTGGAGCTCGCGATCTTGGGTGACACCGAGAACGAGAACGTCCACGGCTCCGGCTTGGCCCCCCAGCGGAACGTGCCGCCCTTCTTGTGGGTGAATCCCGCCGCCGCCAGGTCGTCGGTCACTCCGATCAGTTTGCACACGCCGTGGATCGTCGACGGCAGCAGCGACTCGCCGATCTGGTATCGGGGAAAGGTCTCCTTCTCCAGGACGAGCACCCGGTGGCCCTGCATCGCCACGAGAGCGGCCAGCGTGGCGCCGCCCGGGCCGCCGCCCACCACCACGACATCGAATTCCTCGCGTTCCACCGCCATTGCCTCCTTTTTCGTTCCCTTTAACGGGATCCCGGCTTGGCACCGAATTTGCCGACCTTGTCGATTACGTCCTCGCTGTAGAGGCGGATGGCCTGCTGAAGCGCGAATTCCGCCAGGTAGGTGCGGAAGGCGTCGACGGACTCGTCGGCGAGGTTCAGCATCCGCCGGTTGGCCAGCACCGCCGCGCCGTCGAGCCGGGCCAGGGCGCGCTCGACCGCGGCGTCCATTTCGGCCGGCTCCACGACCTCGTCGGCCAGCAGCCGCGCGTCCGGCTCGGTGGCCCACAGGCGGCGGCCCGTCAGGATGATCTGTCGGGCCAGGCGTGGCCCGGCGAACCTGGTCAGCCTGAGGTTCGCGGCCCCCGGGACGATCCCCTCCTTGGCCGCGGGCAGGCTGAAGTAGGCGTCGGAGGCGGCCAGCACGTGATCGAAGACCAGCAGGAGCTGGGTCGCGCCGCCGATGGCGAACCCGTCCACGGCGGCGACCCACGGCTTCTCGACGAACGGCGAGTGCCAGGCGCCGTCCCGCACGCGCACCCCACGCATGATCTTGTGGAGGTAGCCGAGCTCGCGCCGCAGCAGAAAGTCGACCAGGGAGATGCCCCCGGAGCTCAGGCTCTTGAGGTTGATGCCGGCGCTGAAGACCCGCCTGCCCCGATAGCGGGGGTGGCTCATCTCCCCGCCCCGCACGAGGCACACGCGGACGCCGGGGTCGAGCAGGGCCAGGTCGACCGCGGTCTCCATGTCGTCGACCTGCCGGCCGTCCTCGGCGTTCAGGCAGTCGTCGCGGCACAGGGTGAGGCGCGCGACCCCGTCGTCGCGCACCAGCCGTACGGCCTCCATCTCGGCCACGCCGGTCCTGAGGAAGTCGGGCAGCAGGCGCAGGGCGCGCGGGGTGGGCCGGAGCATGGCGTCGACCAGGTGGCGCCCGGCCCGGGGCGAGGCGAGGATCGCCCGCAGGAAGATGCCCTGGTCGATCTCGCGTCCCTCCTTGCCGGCCTGCGCCCGGTCATGCTCGGCGGCGAGTTGCGCGGCGGTGGGCACCAGCCCGGGGAAGGCGTCCGCGGCGGCCTCGACCAGCTCGCCGACGCGCAGTTCGCGCTTGCCGCCCTCCGTGAGCCGGTCGTGGACGTCCTCGGCGTACGCCTCCATGAACCGCGTGCGGAGGAGCCGGATCTCGTCCTTGATCTCGTCGGCCGCCGCGCGCTCCGCCTCCGTACGGGCACCCGGCTCGGGCAACTCGGCCAGCCGGGTCTCGGCCCGTTCGGCCGCCTCGGACAGCGCCGCGCTCGCGACCTCCAGGACCGTGCCGCCGCTGCCGCCGCTCGCGGGGCCCGCTCTCATGAGGCCGCGCTCCTGCGCAGGGCGCGGTCGCAGGCCGCCAGGTGGGTCCCGAGCGCGTCCTCGAAACTGGTCCTGGCCGCGTCGAACATGAGCTGACGCCGGATCGCCACGTCCCTGCCGGGCGCGTCGTCCGTGAGCGCCGCGAGGGCGGCGGCGGGATCGTCGCTCAGCCCGTCGAGGAGGTGCAGCGCCAGCGCCCGCTCCGCGGAGATCGGCGCGCCGCCGAGCACCGCCCGCCGTACGCCGCCGACCCCCGCCTGCTGGGTGAGCCGGTAGAGCGCCATGCCGGGCCACACGGCGTCGCCGTACGCCGGGACGACCAGGCGGGCGCCGGGGGCGGCGACCCTGAGGTCGGTGGCCAGCAGGACCTCCAGCGCGGTGCCGCCGCAGTCGCCGAGGACCACCGCGCAGGTGCGCACGGGCAGCCGTTCGAGGCGGCGCAGCGCGCGCTCCCACTTGGACACCAGGCCGATGTCGAGGCCGCCGGGCACAGGACCGGACGCGGTGCCGGAAGCGGCGCCGTCCGGGACGCCGGACAGGGCGATCACGACCGGGCCGGGGTCCGCGTGGTCCTCGGCGGCGTCGCAGAGCGTCTGGACCGCCTCGACCAGCCCGGCCGAGAGAGGGAGAGCGCCGTCGACCGACAGCATGGGTTCCCCTTCGCTTCCCGGCGGCCTCACCACTGGATCAGCGCCGTCTCGATGGTGGAGCCGGGCCCCATGGTCATGAGCACGCCGTAGTCGCCGGGCCTGGCGGCCTCCTCGGCCAGCAGGCGCTCGTAGGAGAACAGGAACGAGGCGCTGGAGACGTTTCCGTAGTCGCGCAGGACGCCGATGGTGTGCCGGACGTCGTGCCGGCTGAGCCCGAGGTTGACCATGACGGCGTCGATGACCTTCTTGCCGCCGGAGTGGACGAGCCAGTGCCCGATCTCGCTGCGGCGCAGCCCCGTCCCGGCCAGCAGGCGGTCGACGACGATCTCGGCGTGCGCGCCCACGACGTAGGGGATCTGGGGGTCGAGGAAGAAGCTGAACCTGTCCTGCGCCCGGTCCCAGTCGTAACGCATCGCGTCGAGCGCGTCGGTGATGATGAGGCTGGCGAACCTGAGGATGCGCGGCCCGGCGGGCGCGGCCTCGCCGGCGCCCGCGACCAGGGCGAGCGCGGCGGCGCCGTCGCCGAAGAGGCTGTTGACGACCGCCGTGCGCATGGTGCCGTCCAGCGCGTACGCGGCCGAGCACGCCTCACTGCACAGGACGACCGCGAGTTCGCCGGGATGGGCCGCGGACCAGCCGGACACGACGCCGAGCGCGTTCAGCCCGGCGTTGCAGCCCATGCCCACGATGTCGGAGCGGCTGCAGTGCGGGTCGATGCCGAGCTCTCTGATGATCAGGGCGCTCAGGCCGGGGGTGAGGAAACCGGTGGAGGTCACGCAGCACAGGTGACGCAGGTCGGACAGGCCGGCGCCGGTGTTCTTCAGGCACGATTCCAGCGCCCGCGCGCCCATCTCGACGGCGAGCCTCTTGTGTTTGTCGAGCAGGTCACCCTGGGGCTCCGGGGCGCGCCTGCCGCTCTCGTCCGCCGGGGGCAGCGTGAGGTGACGCCGGGTGATCGCGCTGTTGAGGAACACCGAGCGGATCTTCGGGTTGTCGATGTCGAGGAGTTCGAGCACTTCGGACTGCGTGAACGACGTGTCGGACACCGCGGTGCCCACGCCGGCCATGCGGGAGATCTCCGGCAGCCGGGGGGTGGCCGTGACGACGGCGGCGGGGCGCTCCATGCTGA is a window of Microbispora sp. NBC_01189 DNA encoding:
- the dpgB gene encoding enoyl-CoA-hydratase DpgB encodes the protein MLSVDGALPLSAGLVEAVQTLCDAAEDHADPGPVVIALSGVPDGAASGTASGPVPGGLDIGLVSKWERALRRLERLPVRTCAVVLGDCGGTALEVLLATDLRVAAPGARLVVPAYGDAVWPGMALYRLTQQAGVGGVRRAVLGGAPISAERALALHLLDGLSDDPAAALAALTDDAPGRDVAIRRQLMFDAARTSFEDALGTHLAACDRALRRSAAS
- the dpgC gene encoding (3,5-dihydroxyphenyl)acetyl-CoA 1,2-dioxygenase DpgC; this translates as MRAGPASGGSGGTVLEVASAALSEAAERAETRLAELPEPGARTEAERAAADEIKDEIRLLRTRFMEAYAEDVHDRLTEGGKRELRVGELVEAAADAFPGLVPTAAQLAAEHDRAQAGKEGREIDQGIFLRAILASPRAGRHLVDAMLRPTPRALRLLPDFLRTGVAEMEAVRLVRDDGVARLTLCRDDCLNAEDGRQVDDMETAVDLALLDPGVRVCLVRGGEMSHPRYRGRRVFSAGINLKSLSSGGISLVDFLLRRELGYLHKIMRGVRVRDGAWHSPFVEKPWVAAVDGFAIGGATQLLLVFDHVLAASDAYFSLPAAKEGIVPGAANLRLTRFAGPRLARQIILTGRRLWATEPDARLLADEVVEPAEMDAAVERALARLDGAAVLANRRMLNLADESVDAFRTYLAEFALQQAIRLYSEDVIDKVGKFGAKPGSR
- the dpgA gene encoding 3,5-dihydroxyphenylacetyl-CoA synthase DpgA, which encodes MTISMERPAAVVTATPRLPEISRMAGVGTAVSDTSFTQSEVLELLDIDNPKIRSVFLNSAITRRHLTLPPADESGRRAPEPQGDLLDKHKRLAVEMGARALESCLKNTGAGLSDLRHLCCVTSTGFLTPGLSALIIRELGIDPHCSRSDIVGMGCNAGLNALGVVSGWSAAHPGELAVVLCSEACSAAYALDGTMRTAVVNSLFGDGAAALALVAGAGEAAPAGPRILRFASLIITDALDAMRYDWDRAQDRFSFFLDPQIPYVVGAHAEIVVDRLLAGTGLRRSEIGHWLVHSGGKKVIDAVMVNLGLSRHDVRHTIGVLRDYGNVSSASFLFSYERLLAEEAARPGDYGVLMTMGPGSTIETALIQW
- a CDS encoding alpha/beta fold hydrolase is translated as MPVARVNGITLGYDDYGSGDPVVLVTGTGAPGRIWRTHQVPALKAAGHRVVTVDNRGVPPSDLCPGGFTLDDMAADVAGLIEHLELGPCRVVGFSLGAIIVQELLLARPGLVRQAVLMASCGRTDAFVAAMTAAELELCDSGTVLPPRFGAYLQAVSNLSPRTLSDEEQIRDWLDVFEMSAVDRAAVRGQLTLQVIPNRLPAYRDIDCPCLVIGFADDLIIRPRLTREVAEAIPGALHLEIPGCGHYGYLERPREVNAAIIEFFGRG
- a CDS encoding tryptophan 7-halogenase; protein product: MEREEFDVVVVGGGPGGATLAALVAMQGHRVLVLEKETFPRYQIGESLLPSTIHGVCKLIGVTDDLAAAGFTHKKGGTFRWGAKPEPWTFSFSVSPKIASSTSYAYQVERSKFDKILLDNAVSKGAEVRFRTQVGDVVEEDGRVVGVTYSGEDGAEHRAYARFVVDASGNGSRIYKKVGGTRVYSEFFRSLALFGYFEGGRRLPAPFSGNILSVAFKSGWFWYIPLSDTLTSVGAVVRRENAEKVQGDPEASLSALIDECPLIKDYLSGATRVTEGQYGQIRARKDYSYHQTTFWRPGFVLIGDAACFVDPVFSSGVHLATYSALLASRSINSALAGLVGEEEAFTEFEARYRREYGVFYEFLMSFYDMHRDEDSYFWSAKKVTHSGHTELESFVELVAGVSSSEFALRDAESAAVRMKDKSAEFAAAIDELAADREGNMAPLFKSSAVRQAMQEGAQVQSRAFLGEDLGPDVPMFPGGLVTSNDGLFWLPAKA